Proteins encoded by one window of Acidobacteriota bacterium:
- a CDS encoding iron-sulfur cluster assembly accessory protein: protein MISFTQAASSKIREIMEESGDDANALRIRASKVGNYTFRYGLQLVGDGEITEQDQVVEADGIKAVFDAQSAEWMKDATVDFVEHDGNAGFQIKNPAAEPEWKDPVARKVQSVLDQRVQPSLAQHGGWIELVEVSDGVAYVQLGGGCQGCSGAQATLSEGIRRAIIGEVPEISDVVDRTDHGAGTHPFMSH from the coding sequence ATGATCAGCTTCACTCAGGCGGCGAGCAGCAAGATCCGCGAAATCATGGAAGAGTCCGGCGACGACGCCAACGCGCTGAGGATTCGCGCGTCCAAGGTGGGCAACTACACCTTCCGCTACGGTTTGCAGCTGGTGGGTGACGGGGAGATCACCGAGCAGGACCAGGTGGTCGAGGCCGACGGCATCAAGGCTGTCTTCGATGCTCAATCCGCGGAGTGGATGAAAGACGCCACCGTCGACTTCGTCGAGCACGACGGCAACGCCGGCTTCCAGATCAAAAACCCCGCCGCCGAGCCCGAGTGGAAAGATCCGGTGGCCAGGAAGGTGCAGTCGGTCCTCGATCAGCGCGTGCAGCCCTCCCTGGCCCAGCATGGCGGCTGGATCGAGCTGGTGGAGGTCAGCGATGGTGTGGCCTATGTCCAGCTCGGCGGGGGCTGCCAGGGCTGCTCCGGCGCCCAGGCCACTCTGAGCGAGGGGATCCGGCGGGCGATCATCGGGGAAGTGCCCGAGATCAGCGACGTGGTCGACCGAACCGATCACGGCGCGGGAACCCACCCTTTCATGTCCCACTGA